CTTCTTGACCCTCACCGTGGACGGCCGGTGACCGCGGACACCGTCGTCGTCGGACTGGGCAACCGGTTCCGGCGCGACGACGCCGTCGGCATCCTTGCCGCCGAAGCGATCGGCGAGCTGACACTGCCCGGCGTCCGGGTGATCACCGACATCTGCGATCCGATGAGCCTGTTGGAGGCGTGGTCCGGTGCGCGCCGGGCCGTGCTGATCGACGCCGCCGTCACTGCGGCGACTCGGCCGGGCCGGGTCCGCTGCTGCGCGGTGACGGATGTGGCCGCGGCCGGTGGGCTGAGTTCGCATGCCGTCGACGTCGCCGGCACATACGCCCTCGGAATGGCGCTGGGCCGGGTGCCCG
The nucleotide sequence above comes from Mycobacterium kiyosense. Encoded proteins:
- a CDS encoding peptidase M52, translating into MTADTVVVGLGNRFRRDDAVGILAAEAIGELTLPGVRVITDICDPMSLLEAWSGARRAVLIDAAVTAATRPGRVRCCAVTDVAAAGGLSSHAVDVAGTYALGMALGRVPDSVVAVTVEVADTGHGTELTPAVAGAVPLMVNLAVREINRRSSATQR